A portion of the Tindallia magadiensis genome contains these proteins:
- the glmS gene encoding glutamine--fructose-6-phosphate transaminase (isomerizing), with protein sequence MCGIVGYIGEQQTAPILIEGLQKLEYRGYDSAGVAIYTEQGITVRKFKGRLAVLEEHLNKHRVPGTLGIGHTRWATHGEPNDINAHPHSSYGGKIAVVHNGIIENYMRLKEWLNTLGAEFTTETDTEVIAHLIEHYYEGDLIQAVQKAVQRMEGAYAIGVICKEEPSKMVAVRKDSPLVVGIGQGENYIASDIPALLKYTRDVYFLEDGEMAVLTKDNIDIFDELGMPVERSIYKVTWDLESAEKGGYEHFMLKEMYEQPKAVRDTLMPRLDDENRILLDELSLTPEQLNHLKKIIIIACGTAWHAGLVGKAAIEKFVRIPVEVEIASEFRYRDPFVDERTLVIAVSQSGETADTLAALREAKMKGAHVMTVTNVVGSRISREAQDVFYTWAGPEIAVASTKAYITQVMALYLIGLKMAELRAQMPQEEITKIVQELKELPSKIQQILDHQEKIKELANKQIHQHHAFYIGRGLDDYTAREGSLKLKEISYVHSEAIAAGELKHGTIALLEKGTLVVAMATQEPLYDKMVSNMKEVKARGAYVIAVTKASLEKEMQQSADVVFSVPDTLDILSPVLSVVPLQLFSYYMAVARGADVDKPKNLAKSVTVE encoded by the coding sequence ATGTGTGGAATTGTTGGATATATTGGAGAGCAGCAAACAGCTCCCATCTTAATAGAAGGGCTACAGAAATTAGAGTATAGAGGCTATGATTCTGCTGGAGTTGCAATCTATACCGAACAAGGAATTACGGTAAGAAAATTCAAGGGGAGGCTGGCTGTATTAGAAGAGCATCTGAATAAACACCGAGTTCCTGGAACGTTGGGTATCGGTCATACTCGGTGGGCAACTCACGGAGAACCGAACGATATTAATGCACATCCTCATTCCAGTTATGGTGGAAAAATTGCAGTGGTGCATAATGGGATTATTGAAAATTATATGAGGTTAAAAGAATGGTTAAATACCTTGGGAGCTGAATTCACTACTGAAACGGATACAGAAGTGATTGCTCATCTTATAGAACATTATTATGAAGGGGATCTTATTCAAGCCGTACAAAAAGCAGTTCAACGGATGGAAGGTGCCTATGCCATTGGTGTTATCTGCAAAGAGGAACCGAGTAAGATGGTAGCTGTTCGAAAAGATAGTCCTCTTGTAGTAGGGATTGGACAAGGTGAAAATTATATTGCATCGGATATACCAGCACTTTTGAAATATACCAGAGATGTATATTTTCTTGAAGATGGTGAAATGGCAGTCCTTACCAAAGACAATATCGATATTTTTGACGAGTTGGGCATGCCGGTGGAGAGAAGCATATACAAAGTAACCTGGGACTTAGAATCGGCTGAAAAAGGCGGATACGAGCATTTTATGTTAAAAGAAATGTATGAACAGCCTAAAGCGGTTCGGGACACCTTGATGCCACGTTTAGATGATGAAAATCGCATTTTATTGGATGAGTTAAGTTTAACACCGGAGCAATTGAATCATCTTAAGAAAATAATTATCATTGCTTGTGGAACCGCTTGGCACGCAGGTTTAGTTGGAAAAGCAGCGATTGAAAAATTTGTGCGAATTCCTGTTGAAGTAGAGATTGCCTCTGAGTTTCGATACAGAGATCCTTTTGTCGATGAAAGAACATTGGTTATTGCGGTCAGTCAGTCGGGAGAAACGGCAGATACCTTAGCGGCACTCAGAGAAGCTAAAATGAAAGGCGCTCATGTAATGACGGTGACCAATGTAGTAGGGAGCCGTATTTCCAGAGAAGCACAAGATGTTTTTTACACCTGGGCAGGTCCAGAGATTGCGGTGGCATCCACAAAAGCTTATATTACACAAGTGATGGCTCTTTATCTGATTGGATTAAAAATGGCTGAGTTAAGAGCACAGATGCCTCAGGAAGAAATAACAAAGATTGTACAGGAGTTAAAAGAATTACCGTCTAAAATTCAGCAAATCTTAGACCATCAGGAGAAAATTAAAGAATTGGCTAATAAACAGATTCATCAACATCATGCGTTTTATATTGGGCGCGGACTTGATGATTATACCGCTAGAGAAGGTTCACTTAAGTTAAAAGAAATTTCCTATGTACATTCTGAAGCGATTGCCGCTGGAGAGTTAAAACATGGAACCATTGCTTTATTGGAAAAAGGGACCTTGGTAGTTGCTATGGCAACACAAGAACCACTCTATGATAAAATGGTATCGAATATGAAAGAGGTAAAAGCTAGAGGAGCTTACGTCATAGCTGTAACAAAAGCGTCCCTCGAAAAAGAAATGCAACAATCGGCGGATGTTGTCTTTTCTGTACCGGATACACTGGATATCCTTTCGCCGGTTCTTTCGGTGGTGCCTTTGCAACTTTTTTCCTATTATATGGCAGTTGCAAGAGGAGCTGACGTTGATAAACCAAAGAATTTAGCTAAATCTGTAACGGTAGAATAG
- the glmM gene encoding phosphoglucosamine mutase has protein sequence MARLFGTDGVRGIAGEELTPEMAYKMAKACACVMLETFHKPMVIIGKDTRRSCDMLEASLSAGFFSMGVDVAGVGIIPTPGVAYLTKSTQASCGVMISASHNPAEYNGIKFFNNEGFKLDDQLEDKIEEMMKDPIKMGTSVESKNMGKWRHKEVDVDQYVKHLKESAAGDYSSFTITIDTANGAAFRIAPEVFAALGAKVHVINDQPDGVNINKDSGSTHVKNLQKKVVETNSHFGFAYDGDADRLIAVDEKGAIVDGDKIMALLALRLKEKNKLPQNTLVTTVMSNLGLELALKEHGCKLIRTKVGDRYVIEEMKKSNFVLGGEQSGHIIYSEQSTTGDGLLTSLMLTSLLLEKKEPLSQLASVMKSYPQVLVNAKVENSKKNQYLDDPEICKEIDCLEAKMDGKGRVLIRPSGTEALVRVMLEGENQEELNSMAQGLADTIQARLG, from the coding sequence ATGGCGAGACTCTTTGGAACGGATGGTGTTCGAGGCATTGCAGGAGAAGAATTGACACCGGAAATGGCCTATAAAATGGCTAAAGCTTGCGCCTGTGTGATGCTGGAAACATTTCATAAACCTATGGTGATTATAGGAAAGGACACTCGAAGATCTTGTGATATGCTGGAAGCATCTCTGAGTGCTGGTTTTTTTAGTATGGGTGTGGATGTAGCGGGTGTTGGTATTATACCAACACCAGGTGTTGCATACTTAACAAAAAGTACTCAAGCCTCATGTGGCGTGATGATTTCAGCTTCTCATAATCCTGCGGAATATAATGGAATAAAATTTTTTAACAATGAAGGTTTTAAGTTAGATGATCAGCTAGAAGATAAGATAGAAGAAATGATGAAAGATCCTATCAAAATGGGTACTAGTGTTGAATCGAAAAATATGGGAAAATGGCGGCACAAGGAAGTGGATGTTGACCAATACGTGAAACACTTAAAAGAAAGTGCTGCTGGAGATTACAGCTCTTTTACCATTACGATAGACACAGCTAATGGAGCTGCTTTTCGTATTGCTCCAGAAGTATTTGCAGCGCTAGGAGCAAAAGTGCATGTTATTAATGATCAGCCTGACGGAGTAAATATTAATAAAGACAGTGGCTCTACTCATGTAAAAAATCTTCAGAAAAAAGTAGTAGAAACCAATAGTCATTTTGGATTTGCTTATGATGGAGATGCGGATCGACTTATTGCTGTAGATGAAAAAGGAGCTATTGTTGATGGGGATAAAATCATGGCATTATTGGCGCTAAGACTAAAAGAAAAAAACAAACTACCCCAAAACACATTGGTGACAACGGTTATGAGTAATCTGGGACTGGAATTGGCCCTTAAAGAACATGGGTGTAAATTAATTCGTACAAAAGTAGGCGATCGATACGTCATTGAAGAGATGAAAAAGTCTAATTTTGTTCTGGGTGGCGAACAATCAGGCCATATTATTTATTCAGAGCAAAGCACAACAGGAGATGGGTTATTAACTTCACTGATGTTAACTAGTTTATTGCTGGAGAAGAAAGAGCCCCTATCGCAATTGGCATCGGTGATGAAAAGTTATCCACAAGTTTTGGTAAATGCTAAAGTAGAAAACAGCAAAAAAAATCAATACTTGGATGACCCGGAAATCTGTAAAGAAATAGATTGTCTAGAGGCGAAGATGGATGGCAAGGGACGAGTTCTGATAAGACCTTCAGGAACAGAAGCCTTGGTGAGAGTTATGCTGGAAGGCGAAAATCAGGAAGAACTAAATAGCATGGCACAAGGATTAGCAGACACCATACAGGCAAGATTAGGGTAA
- a CDS encoding DUF1858 domain-containing protein: protein MSVKKTMTIGEILRKDPQYATKLMQFGMGCIGCPSAQTESLEEAALVHGVDADRLVDALNKEDA, encoded by the coding sequence ATGTCTGTAAAAAAAACAATGACCATCGGAGAAATTTTACGCAAGGACCCTCAATACGCAACCAAACTAATGCAATTCGGAATGGGCTGCATCGGTTGTCCGTCTGCTCAAACAGAATCCTTAGAGGAGGCAGCATTGGTACACGGAGTGGATGCTGACAGATTAGTGGATGCACTTAACAAGGAGGATGCTTAA
- a CDS encoding hemerythrin domain-containing protein, whose translation MNAIEIMVDEHVNIRRMLAVLRNFSYELMNNPDTDVSDVPKMIDFVRQYADKHHHGKEEDLLFNRMEENLGSAAQKLVRHGMLVEHDLGRLHIKLLEEAVEDFKAGNDEARLDIIGNAIAYTQLLDRHISKEDDMVYPFAWNHFDKDMIHKINEESNQFEAIAAQEGTQNYYLRLVENLEKKYRK comes from the coding sequence ATGAACGCTATCGAAATAATGGTAGATGAACATGTAAACATACGAAGAATGCTCGCCGTGCTTCGAAACTTTTCTTACGAATTAATGAACAATCCAGACACCGATGTGTCCGACGTACCTAAAATGATTGATTTTGTTCGGCAATATGCCGACAAGCATCATCATGGAAAAGAAGAGGATTTACTTTTTAACCGCATGGAGGAGAATTTAGGATCTGCCGCCCAAAAACTAGTGCGGCACGGTATGCTGGTGGAGCACGATCTAGGTCGGCTGCATATTAAGCTCTTAGAAGAGGCTGTCGAAGATTTTAAGGCAGGTAATGACGAAGCCCGTTTAGATATCATCGGGAATGCCATCGCCTATACCCAGCTATTGGATCGACATATCAGTAAAGAAGATGACATGGTCTATCCGTTTGCCTGGAATCACTTTGATAAAGATATGATTCACAAAATCAACGAAGAATCTAACCAATTTGAAGCAATAGCTGCTCAAGAGGGTACGCAAAACTATTACCTTCGCTTAGTGGAGAATCTCGAAAAAAAATATAGAAAATAA